A single region of the Gracilibacillus caseinilyticus genome encodes:
- the rplL gene encoding 50S ribosomal protein L7/L12, with protein MSKEQIIEAIKEMSVLELNDLVKAIEEEFGVTAAAPVAAAGAAGGEAAEEQTEFDVVLESAGSSKIKVVKAVREITGLGLKDAKDLVDNAPGAIKEGVSKEDAEEMKSKLEEAGASVEVK; from the coding sequence ATGTCTAAAGAACAAATTATTGAAGCAATCAAAGAAATGTCCGTTCTTGAATTAAACGACCTAGTAAAAGCAATTGAAGAAGAATTTGGTGTAACTGCAGCAGCTCCAGTAGCAGCAGCAGGTGCAGCTGGTGGAGAAGCAGCTGAAGAACAAACTGAATTTGATGTAGTACTTGAAAGTGCTGGATCTTCTAAAATCAAAGTTGTTAAAGCAGTTCGTGAAATCACTGGTCTTGGACTTAAAGATGCTAAAGACTTAGTAGATAACGCACCAGGCGCTATTAAAGAAGGCGTAAGCAAAGAAGATGCTGAAGAAATGAAATCTAAGCTAGAAGAAGCAGGCGCTTCTGTAGAAGTAAAATAA
- the cysS gene encoding cysteine--tRNA ligase, which produces MTINIYNTLTRKKEEFKPLEPNQVKMYVCGPTVYNYIHIGNARPAIVFDTVRRYFEYKGYHVDYVLNFTDVDDKLIKAARELGEEVPAIAERFITAYKEDVGALGVKEAVHHPRVTETMDDIIRFIATLIDKGHAYAADGDVYFKTRSFDNYGKLSHQSIDELRSGARIQIGEKKQDPLDFALWKQAKEGEIAWDSPWGQGRPGWHIECSAMAKKYLGDTIDIHAGGQDLTFPHHENEIAQSEAGNGTSFANYWMHNGYINIDNEKMSKSLGNFVLAHDLIQKHDPKVVRFFMLSVHYRNPINFSDALLESAKNSFDRIENALTNLAHRQQSSVNISEDNEEWLTAIEQFKVQFEKEMDDDFNTANAIAVIFDLVKEANHYLQSDQTHTDVLQTFMDTLNDWLIVLGIPMTSESDLLDEEIEELIEQRITARKNKDFQLADQIRDDLKAKNIILEDTPQGTRWKRG; this is translated from the coding sequence ATGACCATTAATATATACAACACGCTGACGCGAAAAAAAGAAGAATTTAAGCCGCTTGAACCGAATCAAGTCAAGATGTATGTATGTGGTCCAACTGTGTATAACTATATTCATATTGGTAATGCCAGACCAGCAATTGTTTTTGATACTGTTAGAAGATACTTTGAATACAAAGGGTACCATGTCGACTATGTGTTGAATTTCACTGATGTCGATGACAAATTAATTAAGGCAGCGAGAGAACTAGGGGAAGAAGTACCTGCCATTGCGGAACGATTTATTACTGCGTATAAAGAAGATGTAGGTGCACTAGGTGTGAAAGAAGCCGTACATCATCCGCGTGTTACGGAAACAATGGACGATATCATTCGCTTCATCGCGACTTTGATTGATAAGGGGCATGCCTATGCAGCGGATGGAGATGTATATTTTAAAACAAGATCATTTGATAATTACGGTAAATTATCGCATCAATCCATTGATGAGTTGCGATCTGGTGCCAGAATCCAAATTGGAGAAAAGAAACAAGATCCATTAGATTTTGCACTGTGGAAACAAGCGAAGGAAGGGGAAATCGCCTGGGATTCACCTTGGGGACAGGGACGTCCTGGCTGGCATATTGAATGCTCTGCGATGGCGAAGAAATACCTCGGAGATACGATTGATATTCATGCGGGCGGTCAGGATTTGACATTCCCTCATCATGAAAATGAAATTGCGCAATCAGAGGCAGGTAATGGAACATCTTTTGCAAATTATTGGATGCATAACGGCTATATAAATATCGACAACGAAAAGATGTCGAAATCACTTGGCAACTTTGTGTTAGCGCATGACCTGATTCAAAAGCACGATCCAAAAGTGGTACGCTTCTTCATGTTGAGTGTACACTATCGCAATCCAATCAATTTCAGTGATGCATTATTAGAAAGTGCCAAAAACAGCTTTGACCGCATAGAAAATGCTTTAACCAATCTTGCGCACCGTCAGCAATCGAGTGTCAATATCTCAGAGGACAATGAAGAGTGGCTGACTGCAATCGAGCAATTCAAAGTACAATTTGAAAAAGAAATGGATGACGATTTTAACACGGCAAATGCGATTGCTGTTATTTTCGATCTGGTAAAGGAAGCTAACCACTATTTACAATCCGATCAAACGCATACCGATGTACTGCAAACATTCATGGATACACTAAATGACTGGTTAATCGTGTTGGGAATTCCAATGACGTCAGAATCAGACCTGCTGGATGAAGAAATCGAGGAACTAATTGAACAACGCATAACAGCAAGAAAAAATAAAGATTTTCAATTAGCGGATCAAATAAGAGATGACTTAAAGGCAAAAAATATCATTCTGGAGGATACACCTCAAGGCACAAGATGGAAGCGGGGTTAA
- the gltX gene encoding glutamate--tRNA ligase, producing the protein MTTEVRVRYAPSPTGHLHIGNARTALFNYLYAKHLGGSFIIRTEDTDDKRNVEGGEESQLHYLKWLGLEWEEGPDIGGEYGPYRQTERLDIYKKYIDELLERGLAYKCYMTEEELDQEREEQRANGQVPKYSGAHSNLTDEQMEQFEAEGRKPSIRFRVPAGHTYTFQDIVRGNITFESSDFGDWVIVKKNGMPTYNFAVAIDDYHMKISHVLRGEEHISNTPKQMMIFEAFGWEAPRYGHMTLILNENRKKLSKRDEHILQFIEQYKNLGYIPQALFNFITLLGWSPVGEEELFTQEEFINIFDPQRLSTSPAIFDPAKLKWMNNQYIKQASLEEVVELSLPHLIKAGKLPEDMEPEQKDWAIKLISLYHEQLSYGAEIVELTELFFKTDIQYDEEAMKVLQEEQVPEVMEAFLEHFTNIEEMSPEEVKAAIKATQKQTKQKGKKLFMPIRVATTGQVHGPELPNAIHLLGKDIVTARIEKVIQQSK; encoded by the coding sequence ATGACAACTGAAGTACGTGTACGTTATGCGCCAAGTCCAACAGGGCATTTGCATATCGGAAACGCAAGAACTGCACTTTTTAATTATTTATATGCCAAACATTTAGGTGGATCTTTTATCATCCGTACAGAGGACACAGACGATAAGCGAAATGTCGAAGGCGGAGAAGAAAGCCAGCTTCACTATTTAAAATGGCTTGGATTGGAATGGGAAGAAGGTCCAGACATCGGTGGTGAATATGGACCATACCGTCAAACAGAACGTTTAGATATATACAAAAAATATATCGATGAGCTGTTAGAACGCGGCTTAGCATACAAATGCTATATGACAGAGGAAGAGTTAGATCAAGAACGTGAAGAGCAACGTGCCAATGGTCAGGTACCGAAATATTCTGGTGCACACAGTAATTTAACAGATGAGCAAATGGAACAGTTTGAAGCGGAAGGTCGCAAGCCTAGTATTCGATTCCGAGTACCAGCAGGTCATACCTATACATTCCAAGATATCGTTCGAGGCAATATTACATTTGAATCCAGTGATTTTGGTGATTGGGTCATTGTAAAGAAAAATGGAATGCCAACCTACAATTTTGCAGTTGCGATCGATGATTATCATATGAAAATCAGTCACGTACTGCGAGGAGAAGAGCATATTTCCAATACCCCAAAACAAATGATGATATTCGAAGCATTTGGCTGGGAAGCACCACGCTATGGTCACATGACGCTTATCTTAAATGAAAACCGTAAAAAGTTAAGTAAACGTGACGAGCATATCCTGCAATTTATTGAGCAGTATAAAAACCTTGGGTATATACCGCAAGCATTATTCAACTTTATTACGTTACTTGGCTGGTCACCGGTTGGCGAAGAAGAGCTGTTTACGCAGGAAGAATTTATTAATATTTTTGACCCACAACGCTTATCGACATCCCCGGCCATTTTTGACCCGGCGAAATTAAAATGGATGAATAATCAATATATCAAGCAAGCATCTCTTGAAGAAGTAGTAGAACTAAGCTTGCCACATCTGATTAAAGCAGGTAAATTACCAGAAGACATGGAGCCTGAACAAAAGGACTGGGCGATCAAGCTTATTAGTCTCTACCACGAACAATTATCGTACGGAGCAGAAATTGTAGAGTTAACAGAACTTTTCTTCAAGACAGACATACAGTATGATGAAGAGGCAATGAAGGTGCTGCAGGAAGAACAAGTACCAGAAGTGATGGAAGCATTCTTGGAGCATTTTACGAACATAGAAGAGATGTCACCTGAAGAAGTGAAAGCTGCCATTAAAGCAACACAAAAGCAAACGAAGCAAAAAGGTAAAAAATTATTTATGCCAATTCGTGTGGCCACAACGGGACAGGTGCACGGACCGGAATTACCGAATGCGATTCATCTTTTAGGAAAAGACATCGTAACTGCACGAATTGAAAAGGTAATCCAACAAAGCAAATAA
- the cysE gene encoding serine O-acetyltransferase has translation MGFFKMLKQDIDVVFDQDPAARTYIEVCLTYSGLHAIWSHRIAHAVYRKKFFFIARLISQISRFFTGIEIHPGAKIGSRFFIDHGMGVVIGETCEIGDNVTIYQGVTLGGTGKEKGKRHPTIKDNALIATGAKVLGSITIGESSKIGAGSVVLEDVPDHSTVVGIPGRVVIQNGEKVRRDLDHHKLPDPISEVLKEMEGEIEKLKKEVKELKGANQDDH, from the coding sequence ATGGGATTTTTTAAAATGCTCAAACAAGACATCGATGTAGTATTTGATCAAGACCCTGCAGCACGAACATATATCGAAGTTTGTTTAACTTATTCTGGCTTGCATGCGATATGGTCCCATCGTATCGCACACGCCGTTTACCGGAAGAAATTCTTTTTCATTGCAAGGCTCATTTCGCAAATCAGTCGCTTTTTTACCGGCATTGAAATACACCCCGGTGCCAAGATAGGCAGTCGTTTTTTCATCGATCACGGCATGGGAGTAGTGATTGGGGAAACGTGTGAAATTGGCGATAACGTCACGATTTATCAAGGTGTAACGTTGGGAGGAACAGGGAAAGAGAAAGGCAAACGCCATCCAACCATTAAGGATAATGCGCTGATTGCAACAGGAGCAAAAGTATTAGGATCGATTACTATCGGGGAAAGCTCCAAGATCGGCGCTGGTTCTGTTGTATTGGAAGATGTCCCGGATCATTCAACAGTAGTAGGTATTCCGGGAAGAGTAGTAATTCAAAATGGGGAAAAAGTAAGAAGAGATCTAGATCACCATAAGCTTCCGGATCCAATTAGTGAGGTATTAAAGGAAATGGAAGGCGAAATTGAAAAACTAAAAAAAGAAGTGAAAGAATTAAAAGGAGCGAATCAAGATGACCATTAA
- the secE gene encoding preprotein translocase subunit SecE, with the protein MKNVSREMKKVSWPRGRELTRYTLTVVGTVAFVTVFFALIDLGITELLNLLFE; encoded by the coding sequence ATGAAAAATGTCAGCCGTGAAATGAAGAAAGTATCGTGGCCAAGAGGACGAGAATTAACACGATATACATTAACAGTAGTTGGAACAGTTGCATTTGTAACTGTGTTTTTTGCACTTATTGATTTAGGAATTACCGAACTTCTTAACTTATTATTTGAATAA
- the rplJ gene encoding 50S ribosomal protein L10 → MSKIIEQKKQVVSEIAEKLRESQSTILVDYRGLDVSEVTELRSQLREAGVDFKVYKNTMTRRAVEEAELTELNDILVGPTAIAFSKDDVVAPAKVLGNFAKDHEALEIKGGVVEGSVASLDQIKELASLPNYEGMVSMLLSVLQAPVRNFAYATKAVAEQKEEQGA, encoded by the coding sequence ATGTCAAAGATTATTGAGCAAAAGAAACAAGTCGTTTCTGAAATCGCAGAAAAACTTCGTGAAAGCCAATCAACAATCCTTGTAGATTACCGAGGTCTTGATGTTTCAGAAGTTACAGAATTGCGTTCACAATTACGTGAAGCTGGTGTAGATTTCAAAGTGTACAAAAACACAATGACTCGCCGTGCTGTAGAAGAGGCTGAACTTACTGAACTTAACGATATCTTAGTTGGCCCAACAGCGATCGCATTCAGTAAAGATGATGTAGTGGCTCCAGCGAAAGTTTTAGGTAACTTCGCAAAAGACCACGAAGCATTAGAAATTAAAGGTGGCGTAGTAGAAGGGTCTGTTGCATCTCTAGACCAGATCAAAGAACTTGCAAGCCTTCCGAACTACGAAGGAATGGTTTCTATGCTACTCAGCGTACTACAAGCACCAGTACGAAACTTTGCTTATGCAACAAAAGCAGTTGCAGAGCAAAAAGAAGAGCAAGGTGCATAA
- the rplA gene encoding 50S ribosomal protein L1 has protein sequence MAKKTKKQQEALKLVDRSTAYEAKEALELVQKAATANFDETVEAAFRLGVDPKKADQQIRGAMVLPHGTGKTQTVLVFAKGEKAKEAEAAGADYVGDQELINKINQGWFEFDVVVATPDMMAEVGKLGRVLGPKGLMPNPKTGTVTFEVEKAVNEIKAGKVEYRVDKQSNIHVPIGKVSFDLDKLVENFNALAETVVKVKPQAAKGTYIRNVAVSSTMGPGVKVDASGYVK, from the coding sequence ATGGCAAAGAAAACAAAAAAACAACAAGAAGCATTAAAACTTGTTGATCGTTCAACTGCGTATGAAGCAAAAGAAGCTTTAGAATTAGTTCAAAAAGCTGCTACAGCGAATTTTGATGAAACTGTAGAGGCAGCATTTCGTTTGGGGGTAGACCCGAAGAAAGCTGACCAGCAAATCCGTGGAGCAATGGTATTACCACACGGAACTGGTAAGACTCAAACGGTTCTTGTATTTGCGAAAGGTGAAAAAGCGAAAGAAGCAGAAGCTGCTGGAGCTGATTATGTTGGAGATCAAGAACTAATCAACAAAATCAACCAAGGTTGGTTTGAGTTTGATGTAGTAGTTGCAACTCCCGACATGATGGCAGAAGTAGGTAAGCTTGGTCGTGTACTAGGACCAAAAGGCCTTATGCCAAACCCTAAAACAGGAACTGTAACGTTCGAAGTAGAAAAAGCAGTGAACGAAATCAAAGCAGGTAAAGTAGAATACCGTGTGGATAAACAATCAAATATTCACGTACCAATCGGTAAGGTATCTTTCGACTTAGACAAACTAGTTGAGAACTTCAACGCTCTTGCTGAAACTGTAGTTAAAGTGAAGCCACAAGCAGCTAAAGGTACGTATATCCGTAACGTAGCAGTGTCTTCTACTATGGGACCTGGCGTAAAAGTAGATGCTAGTGGGTATGTAAAATAA
- a CDS encoding Mini-ribonuclease 3: MTQQPPREMKSLALAYMGDVIHEKHVREYLIRQGNVKVQKLHQQAIQFVKASAQASVILHWLEHEELTAEEQAIVKRGRNAKSGSVPKNTTVQTYRYSTAFEALIGFLYLDQQTDRLDSLLRQAVNLIEKGDDPS, translated from the coding sequence ATGACACAACAGCCACCAAGAGAAATGAAAAGCCTGGCACTGGCCTATATGGGTGATGTTATCCATGAGAAGCATGTGCGTGAATATTTGATCCGGCAAGGGAATGTCAAGGTGCAAAAACTGCATCAGCAAGCCATCCAATTTGTGAAAGCTTCTGCACAGGCTTCTGTTATCCTTCACTGGCTGGAGCATGAAGAGCTAACAGCGGAGGAACAAGCAATTGTCAAAAGGGGACGGAATGCAAAATCAGGTTCTGTCCCCAAAAACACAACCGTGCAGACGTATCGTTACAGCACGGCATTTGAAGCATTAATCGGCTTTTTGTATTTAGACCAGCAGACAGATCGCCTTGATTCATTGCTGCGTCAGGCAGTTAACTTAATAGAGAAAGGAGATGACCCATCATGA
- the rplK gene encoding 50S ribosomal protein L11 translates to MAKKVDSVVKLQIPAGKANPAPPVGPALGQAGVNIMGFCKEFNAQTQDQAGMIIPVEITVYEDRSFTFITKTPPAAVLLKKAAGIETASGEPNRNKVATLKRDKVREIAETKMPDLNAADVEAAMRMVEGTARSMGIVIED, encoded by the coding sequence GTGGCTAAAAAAGTAGATTCAGTTGTAAAATTACAAATTCCAGCAGGAAAAGCAAATCCAGCACCACCAGTTGGGCCAGCACTAGGTCAAGCAGGTGTTAATATCATGGGATTTTGTAAAGAGTTTAACGCTCAAACACAAGATCAAGCTGGTATGATTATTCCAGTAGAAATCACGGTTTATGAAGACCGTTCATTTACATTTATTACCAAAACTCCGCCAGCGGCAGTGTTGCTTAAGAAAGCAGCTGGTATTGAAACTGCGTCAGGTGAACCGAATCGTAACAAAGTGGCAACACTTAAACGCGACAAGGTTAGAGAAATCGCAGAAACAAAAATGCCAGATTTAAACGCTGCTGATGTCGAAGCTGCAATGCGTATGGTCGAAGGTACTGCGCGTAGCATGGGTATCGTTATCGAAGACTAA
- the rlmB gene encoding 23S rRNA (guanosine(2251)-2'-O)-methyltransferase RlmB yields the protein MSDEWIIGKNTVIEALESNRAIQKLYVTENLNASLAGKLQGLAKAKNAPVHRVPKKKLDQMVEGNHQGIAALVAAYEYATLDQLFQVAESRGQSPFFLILDEIEDPHNLGSILRSADATGVHGVIIPKRRAVGLTSTVAKTSVGAIEHIPVARVTNIAQTIDELKSRNVWIVGTEADATEDYRKLDGQLPIALVIGNEGKGISRLVKKNCDWTVSLPMAGSVSSLNASVAASLLMYEVFRTRDQHGDG from the coding sequence ATGAGCGATGAATGGATTATTGGAAAGAACACCGTAATCGAAGCACTAGAATCGAACCGTGCAATTCAGAAGCTATATGTAACAGAAAACTTAAACGCATCTTTGGCAGGTAAACTCCAAGGATTAGCAAAAGCAAAAAATGCGCCAGTACATCGGGTGCCGAAAAAGAAGCTAGATCAAATGGTAGAAGGAAATCATCAAGGCATTGCTGCACTAGTAGCGGCCTACGAGTATGCAACGCTGGATCAATTATTTCAAGTAGCAGAATCGAGAGGACAATCACCGTTCTTTTTAATTTTGGATGAAATAGAGGATCCGCACAATCTCGGATCCATTCTCCGTTCAGCTGATGCGACAGGCGTTCATGGGGTGATTATTCCAAAACGAAGAGCGGTAGGACTGACATCTACCGTTGCCAAAACCTCAGTAGGTGCAATTGAGCATATTCCGGTAGCACGAGTCACGAATATTGCACAAACAATTGATGAGCTAAAATCGCGCAACGTATGGATCGTGGGGACCGAAGCCGATGCGACGGAAGATTATCGAAAATTAGACGGTCAACTGCCGATTGCATTGGTGATTGGTAACGAAGGAAAAGGCATAAGCCGATTAGTGAAGAAGAATTGTGATTGGACAGTAAGTTTACCAATGGCAGGTTCGGTTTCATCACTTAACGCATCTGTAGCCGCAAGTTTGTTAATGTATGAAGTGTTCCGCACACGTGATCAGCATGGTGACGGATGA
- the nusG gene encoding transcription termination/antitermination protein NusG — translation MEKRWYVVHTYSGYENKVKTNLEKRLESMGMEDKIFRVLVPEDEETEIKNGKKKIAKKKVFPGYVLAEMVMTDDSWYVVRNTPGVTGFVGSAGSGSKPTPLLEEEVETILKRMGFEQRVTEVDFEVKETVEVMDGPFNGFSGTIEKIDLDKQKVKVHVNMFGRETPVELDFSQVKKLS, via the coding sequence ATGGAAAAAAGATGGTATGTCGTCCATACGTATTCTGGTTACGAAAACAAAGTAAAAACGAACCTTGAAAAAAGACTAGAATCGATGGGGATGGAAGATAAAATATTCCGCGTATTAGTTCCGGAAGATGAAGAAACAGAAATCAAAAATGGCAAAAAGAAAATTGCTAAGAAAAAAGTATTCCCAGGCTATGTGTTAGCTGAAATGGTTATGACGGATGATTCCTGGTACGTTGTCCGCAATACGCCGGGAGTAACCGGCTTCGTAGGTTCTGCCGGTTCAGGTTCCAAGCCGACACCGTTGCTTGAAGAAGAAGTAGAGACAATTTTGAAGCGAATGGGCTTTGAACAGCGTGTAACCGAAGTAGACTTCGAAGTCAAAGAGACGGTAGAAGTAATGGATGGTCCGTTTAATGGGTTCTCTGGAACGATCGAGAAGATCGATCTGGACAAGCAAAAAGTGAAAGTCCATGTCAATATGTTCGGCAGAGAAACACCGGTTGAACTGGATTTCTCACAAGTGAAAAAATTATCATAG
- the sigH gene encoding RNA polymerase sporulation sigma factor SigH gives MQVDNRNTDFQNLDDNELVLLVQNGDTLALDFLIQKYKSFVRAKAKTYFLIGADHEDIAQEGMIGLYKAIRDFQADKLSSFKAFAELCITRQIITAIKTATRQKHMPLNSYVSLDKPIYEEDSERTLMDVIEATIAIDPQELLINRERYGDMESKLSEVLSGLEREVLLLYLEGKTYQEISSELNRHAKSIDNALQRVKRKLEKYLEESGIHLS, from the coding sequence ATGCAGGTAGATAATAGAAATACTGACTTTCAGAACTTAGATGATAATGAATTAGTATTACTAGTGCAGAACGGCGACACCTTAGCTCTTGATTTTTTAATTCAGAAGTATAAATCGTTTGTACGTGCAAAAGCAAAAACCTATTTCCTTATTGGTGCGGACCATGAAGACATTGCTCAAGAAGGAATGATCGGCCTGTATAAAGCGATACGAGATTTTCAAGCAGACAAGCTCTCTTCCTTTAAAGCTTTTGCTGAATTATGTATTACTAGACAAATTATAACGGCTATCAAAACAGCAACAAGGCAGAAGCATATGCCGCTAAATTCATATGTCTCCCTGGACAAGCCTATCTATGAGGAAGATTCCGAACGGACGTTAATGGATGTGATTGAAGCAACTATTGCGATTGATCCACAGGAATTACTGATTAACAGGGAACGGTATGGTGATATGGAATCCAAGTTGTCAGAAGTGTTAAGTGGTTTAGAAAGAGAAGTACTATTACTTTATCTTGAAGGGAAAACCTATCAAGAGATTTCTTCGGAGCTGAATCGCCATGCTAAATCCATTGATAATGCATTACAGCGAGTTAAGCGAAAACTAGAGAAATATTTAGAAGAAAGTGGTATTCATCTATCATAG
- the ispD gene encoding 2-C-methyl-D-erythritol 4-phosphate cytidylyltransferase — protein MKYNTIVLAAGQGKRMNAGQNKQFIELLNKPLIIHTLERFIHDTWCYHIYLVINPNEQREMETLITKYGWQHQITIVHGGSERQESGYNGLCAIKPESRDLVVMIHDGARPFVKQTHLHELAEVAQKNRAALLAVPVTDTIKRKQGDKLDTLDRSTLWAAQTPQAFSYDLILRAHESAKRSQYLGTDDVSLVEALDEPVEIVHGSYHNVKLTTPEDIMKAEMILTQKEEV, from the coding sequence ATAAAATATAATACGATCGTGCTAGCGGCAGGTCAAGGAAAGCGGATGAACGCAGGTCAAAACAAGCAATTTATTGAACTATTAAATAAACCTCTTATCATACATACATTAGAAAGATTTATCCATGACACATGGTGCTACCATATTTATTTAGTAATCAATCCAAATGAACAGCGGGAAATGGAAACTTTGATTACTAAATATGGCTGGCAACATCAAATAACCATTGTACATGGCGGAAGTGAACGTCAGGAGAGTGGCTATAATGGGTTGTGCGCAATTAAACCGGAATCTCGTGATCTAGTCGTTATGATTCACGATGGTGCTCGACCTTTTGTGAAGCAAACGCATCTGCATGAATTAGCGGAAGTGGCACAGAAGAATAGGGCCGCATTGCTAGCGGTACCTGTTACAGATACGATAAAAAGAAAGCAAGGGGACAAGCTCGATACATTAGATCGTTCTACTTTGTGGGCGGCACAAACACCACAGGCATTTAGCTATGATTTAATTTTGCGAGCTCACGAGTCGGCTAAGCGTTCTCAGTATCTTGGAACAGATGATGTTTCATTAGTAGAAGCATTAGATGAACCGGTTGAAATTGTGCATGGTTCGTATCATAATGTGAAATTAACAACACCGGAGGATATTATGAAGGCGGAAATGATTTTAACGCAAAAGGAGGAAGTATAA
- the rpmG gene encoding 50S ribosomal protein L33, with translation MGNKVALACEVCHSRNYSTEKNTSNSERLEIKKFCKICNRHTIHRETK, from the coding sequence TTGGGTAATAAAGTAGCACTTGCATGCGAAGTTTGTCATAGCAGAAACTACAGCACGGAGAAGAACACGTCGAATTCTGAACGTTTAGAGATTAAGAAGTTTTGTAAGATATGTAATAGACATACCATTCATCGTGAAACAAAGTAG
- a CDS encoding NYN domain-containing protein, with translation MDVLLVDGYNMIGAWTELQALKDHDLEQARLLLIDKMAEYQAYRKRKVIVVFDAYEVRGLENRQQQYKVEVIFTKENETADQCIERLVKKFKNVRTKVFVATSDYTEQRTIFAQGAFRVSARELDVEIKNIQKEIASDIVEHQQKKIKSKIPLDDKLLQVFEKWRRGN, from the coding sequence ATGGATGTACTATTGGTTGATGGCTACAACATGATAGGCGCATGGACCGAATTGCAAGCACTAAAAGATCACGATCTGGAACAGGCAAGATTACTTTTGATCGATAAAATGGCGGAGTATCAGGCATATCGTAAACGCAAAGTGATCGTGGTCTTTGATGCTTATGAAGTTAGGGGATTAGAGAACAGACAGCAGCAATACAAGGTAGAAGTTATTTTCACGAAAGAAAACGAAACCGCGGATCAATGTATTGAGCGTCTTGTAAAGAAGTTCAAAAATGTCCGCACCAAAGTTTTCGTGGCAACGTCAGATTATACCGAGCAACGGACGATTTTTGCACAAGGGGCCTTTCGTGTTTCAGCGAGAGAATTAGATGTCGAAATAAAGAATATTCAGAAGGAAATTGCCAGTGATATTGTCGAGCACCAGCAGAAAAAAATTAAAAGCAAAATACCTTTGGATGACAAGCTGTTACAAGTGTTTGAGAAGTGGCGACGTGGCAATTAA
- the ispF gene encoding 2-C-methyl-D-erythritol 2,4-cyclodiphosphate synthase, whose amino-acid sequence MFRVGQGFDVHQLVEGRPCIIGGIDIPYDLGLLGHSDADVLLHTIADACLGAIGEGDIGKHFPDTDPAFKDADSQRLLQEVWRLVEGKGYTLGNIDCTVIAQAPKLAPHIISIRENIARLLQCEVDQINVKATTTEKLGFTGRKEGIAAQAVVLLMKS is encoded by the coding sequence ATGTTTCGCGTTGGGCAAGGATTTGATGTACACCAATTAGTGGAAGGTAGACCCTGTATTATAGGGGGGATCGATATACCGTATGATTTAGGGTTATTAGGGCATTCAGATGCAGATGTATTACTGCATACTATCGCTGATGCATGTCTTGGTGCAATTGGAGAAGGGGATATTGGAAAACATTTCCCTGATACCGATCCTGCATTTAAAGACGCCGATTCGCAAAGGCTATTACAGGAAGTGTGGCGTTTAGTAGAAGGGAAGGGTTATACGCTTGGCAATATCGATTGTACAGTAATCGCGCAAGCCCCAAAGCTTGCTCCGCACATTATTTCTATCCGGGAAAATATTGCCCGTTTACTGCAATGTGAGGTGGATCAGATCAATGTAAAAGCAACAACAACAGAAAAATTAGGATTTACCGGAAGAAAAGAAGGAATTGCAGCACAAGCAGTCGTTCTGTTAATGAAATCATAA